A single region of the Duganella sp. BuS-21 genome encodes:
- a CDS encoding LysR family transcriptional regulator produces the protein MAGFDLNLLPVALAIYEESSVSGAARKLGMSQPAVSVALNKLRKALGDPLFVRTVHGMAPTPRALTLIDPTRDILQRLRNDVLASEHFDPCTTDRRFTIALSDIGEMTFLPRLLDRLRREAPGASISSATLPPAELVLALEQGSVDLAVGYFPDLKHRNLFQQRLFSHSFICLLSANHPYRQKKLSMKQFLEMGHAVVKAEGRSQELFEQFLVKQQITRRVVLSTPHFMSIPFVIAASDLVATVPRAVGESFTRLAEIRLVEPPVTIPSFDLKQHWHRKYAKDGANAWLRGLIAQIFSDAQ, from the coding sequence CTGCTGCCGGTGGCGCTGGCCATTTACGAGGAGAGCAGCGTCAGCGGCGCGGCGCGCAAGCTGGGCATGAGCCAGCCGGCAGTCAGCGTGGCCCTCAACAAGCTGCGCAAGGCACTCGGCGACCCGCTGTTCGTACGCACCGTGCACGGCATGGCGCCGACGCCGCGCGCCCTGACCTTGATCGATCCCACGCGCGACATCCTGCAGCGCCTGCGCAACGACGTGCTGGCCAGCGAGCACTTCGACCCATGCACCACTGACCGCCGATTCACCATCGCCCTGTCCGATATCGGCGAGATGACCTTTCTGCCGCGCCTGCTGGACCGGCTGCGGCGCGAAGCGCCCGGCGCCAGCATCAGCTCCGCCACGCTGCCGCCGGCCGAGCTGGTGCTGGCGCTGGAACAGGGCAGTGTCGACCTGGCGGTGGGTTACTTCCCGGACCTGAAGCACCGCAACCTGTTCCAGCAGCGCCTGTTCTCGCACTCCTTCATCTGCCTGCTCAGCGCGAATCATCCCTACCGACAAAAGAAACTCAGCATGAAGCAATTCCTGGAGATGGGCCATGCGGTGGTCAAGGCCGAGGGACGCAGCCAGGAATTGTTCGAACAATTCCTGGTCAAGCAGCAGATCACACGACGCGTGGTGCTGTCGACGCCCCACTTCATGTCGATACCGTTCGTGATCGCCGCCAGCGACCTGGTGGCAACGGTGCCGCGTGCCGTGGGCGAAAGTTTCACCAGGTTGGCCGAGATCCGTCTGGTGGAGCCGCCGGTGACCATCCCCAGCTTCGATCTCAAACAGCACTGGCACCGCAAATACGCCAAGGACGGCGCCAACGCCTGGCTGCGCGGCCTGATCGCCCAGATATTCAGCGACGCGCAATAA
- a CDS encoding PEP-CTERM sorting domain-containing protein has translation MFAARHDDSFWLLDDISVSAVPEPATVLLLIAGLGLIALQRRRNPAA, from the coding sequence GTGTTCGCCGCCCGTCACGACGACAGCTTCTGGCTGCTCGACGACATCAGCGTCTCCGCTGTGCCCGAGCCGGCCACCGTCTTGCTGCTGATCGCCGGCCTTGGCCTGATCGCGCTCCAGCGCCGCCGCAACCCAGCCGCCTGA
- a CDS encoding Ig-like domain-containing protein has product MAVVTVPGPRVITLGNALAAQTGAGGQWATAWSLTGVTVNLAEAAQAVTLKLSSFYAGDDGSTYAEGARVRLFDGAGNLVGETYLTANSVGGEQLVQLNSAQAFRSVEISAGARKADGSFSFGAYHNSNGSFGSEIYTAGTRHGSDFLLDAISFTLARPAVAADSDVLDEDAPLTNFANVLVNDTDANGAALSAVLETAPAHGTLTFNADGSFSYQVEANYNGADCFTYRASNGKDYSVAATVNLTINAVNDAPVANNDSASTNEDTVVTGNVLNGSGGGLDIDGDTLALLTTGAFTTTLGAIVTLNANGNYSYDPTGSSALQSMAEGATSVDGFDYTVSDGHGGTSTAHLAVTVQGREEAGGAVLLPSVEPGSELNYFMRYTTASGASAWVEIDALTLGMSSEITAGKAGSQLGKATADDVVLNLGGSKAVGELTSRLLTGTTVHSVEVKAYLGDGKGKLLVQEYKFTDALVTSAQSAIDVEGGADNTLAFTYRTMDQALTPYGKDERPVTPQKFSWDFVQGNAKIDGNAQVDPGADAVVGGAASDGHPALDYYIHIDGVDGWVELSSFMLGYTAEVSSTKGGSAAAKPVASEVALELGLSRVLNTLLKNEFTGNTATIQVEAYLPGDQGSTGKLIDEYIFTPQLSVPENTDLRYYLRYTDGGTSKWVQIDGFSFGVDAEVGITKGAGVIVANPVQQAFTIQLGTGKALADFTLNLLNGSDIGTIEIEAHVHGVDADLVVQEYKLTKAYVTAVETAANLEGATSNTLSLAYSTVDHAVSTIGNDGKLTKAISAGYDFVKESTNLPSQALVDPGLDATPNQLAPQVSTDAPLEYYIHINGVAGWVALSSFSLD; this is encoded by the coding sequence ATGGCCGTCGTTACCGTACCTGGGCCGCGCGTCATCACGCTCGGCAACGCCCTCGCCGCCCAGACCGGCGCCGGCGGCCAATGGGCTACTGCCTGGTCCCTGACCGGCGTTACTGTCAACCTGGCCGAAGCGGCCCAGGCCGTCACGCTCAAGCTGTCCTCGTTCTACGCCGGCGATGACGGCAGCACCTATGCCGAAGGCGCGCGCGTGCGCCTGTTCGACGGCGCCGGCAACCTGGTGGGCGAAACCTACCTCACCGCCAACAGCGTCGGCGGCGAGCAGCTGGTTCAACTGAATTCGGCGCAAGCCTTCCGCTCGGTCGAGATCAGCGCCGGCGCGCGCAAGGCCGACGGCAGTTTCTCCTTCGGCGCCTACCACAACAGCAACGGCAGCTTCGGCAGTGAGATCTACACCGCCGGCACCAGGCACGGCAGCGACTTCCTGCTGGACGCCATCAGTTTCACTTTGGCCCGCCCGGCTGTGGCGGCCGACAGCGACGTCCTCGACGAAGATGCGCCGCTGACCAATTTCGCCAACGTGCTGGTCAACGATACCGACGCCAACGGCGCAGCCTTGAGCGCGGTGCTGGAAACCGCTCCGGCCCACGGCACGCTCACCTTCAACGCCGACGGCAGCTTCAGCTATCAGGTCGAAGCCAATTACAACGGCGCCGATTGCTTCACCTATCGCGCCAGCAACGGCAAGGACTATTCCGTAGCGGCCACCGTCAACCTGACGATCAACGCCGTCAACGACGCGCCCGTCGCGAACAATGACAGCGCCAGCACCAACGAAGACACCGTCGTCACCGGCAATGTGCTGAACGGCAGCGGTGGCGGCCTCGACATCGACGGCGATACGCTGGCGCTCCTCACCACCGGCGCCTTCACCACCACCCTGGGCGCCATCGTCACCCTCAACGCCAACGGCAACTACAGCTACGACCCGACCGGCTCCAGCGCACTGCAAAGCATGGCGGAAGGCGCCACCAGCGTCGACGGCTTCGACTACACCGTGTCGGACGGCCATGGCGGCACCAGCACCGCCCACCTCGCCGTCACCGTGCAAGGCCGCGAAGAGGCCGGCGGCGCCGTTCTGTTGCCGAGCGTGGAGCCGGGCAGCGAGTTGAACTACTTTATGCGCTACACCACCGCCAGCGGCGCCAGCGCATGGGTGGAGATCGATGCCTTGACACTGGGCATGTCCTCCGAAATCACCGCCGGCAAGGCCGGCTCCCAGCTCGGCAAAGCGACAGCGGACGATGTCGTACTCAATCTCGGCGGTAGCAAGGCGGTCGGCGAGCTGACCTCACGCCTACTGACCGGGACCACCGTCCACAGCGTGGAAGTCAAAGCCTACCTTGGCGACGGCAAGGGCAAGCTGCTGGTGCAAGAGTACAAATTCACCGATGCGCTGGTCACTTCGGCCCAGAGCGCAATCGACGTTGAGGGCGGCGCGGATAATACGCTGGCCTTTACCTACCGCACCATGGACCAGGCCCTTACGCCCTATGGTAAGGATGAGCGTCCCGTCACGCCACAAAAATTCAGTTGGGATTTCGTCCAGGGCAACGCCAAGATCGACGGCAACGCCCAGGTAGACCCGGGCGCCGACGCCGTGGTCGGCGGGGCAGCGTCCGACGGTCATCCTGCGCTTGATTACTACATCCACATCGATGGCGTGGACGGCTGGGTTGAACTGAGCAGCTTCATGCTCGGCTACACGGCGGAGGTGTCGTCCACCAAGGGCGGCTCAGCGGCCGCCAAGCCGGTCGCCAGCGAGGTGGCACTGGAGCTGGGCCTGAGCCGGGTATTGAACACCCTGCTCAAAAACGAGTTCACCGGCAACACCGCCACCATCCAGGTCGAGGCCTATCTTCCTGGCGATCAAGGCAGCACCGGCAAGCTGATCGACGAGTACATCTTCACGCCGCAGCTGAGCGTCCCAGAGAATACCGACCTGAGGTACTACCTGCGCTACACCGATGGCGGCACCAGCAAATGGGTACAGATCGACGGTTTCTCCTTCGGCGTCGATGCGGAAGTCGGCATCACCAAGGGCGCGGGCGTGATCGTCGCAAATCCGGTGCAGCAGGCGTTCACGATCCAGCTCGGCACCGGCAAGGCGTTGGCCGACTTCACCCTCAACCTGCTGAACGGCAGCGACATTGGCACCATCGAAATCGAGGCCCATGTACACGGCGTTGATGCCGACCTGGTGGTTCAGGAATACAAGCTGACCAAAGCCTATGTGACTGCGGTGGAGACGGCTGCCAATCTCGAAGGCGCCACCAGCAACACGTTGAGCTTAGCCTACAGTACGGTGGACCATGCGGTGTCGACGATCGGCAACGACGGCAAGCTCACCAAGGCAATCAGCGCCGGCTACGACTTCGTGAAAGAAAGCACCAATCTGCCCTCCCAGGCGCTGGTCGATCCCGGCCTCGACGCTACGCCCAACCAGCTAGCGCCGCAGGTCTCCACCGATGCGCCGCTGGAGTACTACATCCATATCAATGGCGTGGCAGGCTGGGTGGCGCTGAGCAGCTTCAGCCTGGACTAG
- a CDS encoding AraC family transcriptional regulator, translating into MIAYRQIGEPFIPAQHQPALVLDYACSRELDRDDAQLLRGTGLRDWQMPSADCVLTPGEYLALLSNVMRALDSPDTSFMLGQQMLPGHYGALSHALLQAQNLRQALEILCAGHARLCPLLTPRLVEEGGQAVLYWTDSFGAPSQLPALVEMHMTAVTAMCRWLGGERLPWRFCINRSAPAHVEQHEVHLGSALRFNCHLDAMLIDAAWLDRPWPRGNAMAASVAMQGVMADAQALTPGLLAALYNYLLENIRLGPTLEGSAAAFGISPATLKRHLARHGSHFQAELDQVRAHVAMQLFHLRGYDNEKVAQYLGFHDATNFRRSFKRWTGLVPSLLREALG; encoded by the coding sequence GTGATCGCTTATCGTCAGATCGGCGAGCCGTTCATTCCGGCGCAGCACCAGCCGGCGCTGGTGCTGGACTACGCCTGCAGTCGCGAGCTGGACCGCGATGACGCCCAGCTGCTGCGCGGCACGGGACTGCGCGACTGGCAGATGCCGTCCGCCGATTGCGTGCTGACGCCGGGTGAATATCTGGCGTTGCTGTCCAACGTGATGCGCGCGCTAGATAGCCCGGATACCAGCTTCATGCTGGGACAGCAGATGCTGCCCGGGCACTACGGCGCACTCAGTCATGCACTGCTGCAGGCGCAGAATCTGCGGCAGGCGTTGGAGATTCTGTGCGCCGGTCATGCGCGCTTATGTCCCTTATTGACGCCGCGTCTGGTGGAGGAGGGCGGCCAGGCGGTGCTGTACTGGACTGACAGTTTCGGTGCGCCGAGCCAGTTGCCGGCGCTGGTGGAAATGCACATGACGGCGGTGACGGCCATGTGCCGCTGGCTGGGCGGCGAGCGCTTGCCGTGGCGCTTCTGCATCAACCGCAGCGCGCCGGCGCATGTGGAGCAGCATGAGGTGCATCTGGGGAGCGCGCTGCGCTTCAATTGTCATCTGGATGCGATGTTGATCGATGCGGCGTGGCTGGACCGGCCTTGGCCGCGCGGGAATGCCATGGCCGCGTCGGTGGCGATGCAGGGTGTGATGGCCGATGCGCAGGCGTTGACGCCGGGCTTGCTGGCGGCCTTATATAACTATCTGCTGGAGAATATCCGCTTGGGGCCGACCTTGGAGGGGAGTGCGGCAGCGTTCGGCATCAGCCCGGCGACGTTGAAGCGGCACCTGGCGCGGCACGGCAGCCATTTCCAGGCCGAGCTGGACCAGGTGCGCGCGCATGTGGCGATGCAGCTGTTTCATCTGCGCGGTTATGACAACGAAAAAGTGGCGCAGTATCTGGGATTCCATGACGCCACCAACTTCCGCCGCTCATTCAAGCGCTGGACGGGGTTGGTGCCGAGCCTGCTGCGCGAGGCGCTCGGTTAG
- a CDS encoding diguanylate cyclase → MLQLHRLTLIVSGLALLGCLFLYATLGTPKPFPMWKWTDIISEGGTAVMAGSWVLFTLSSRPGGLVTRLLAGGIAMIMIGSFADCLDEFFVIGKAARWGHWLEALVPLGMLCLTCGMYYWRHEQFRLNEHLQKRERLFRDHRAFDRITQLANADYLRRQIRHEQSHRPGQPCALVLLDIDGFHAINRQFGQREGDRVLQAVGHMLLLNLRNDDLLCRYAGDRFALLLPGASAAEAEAMARHLSSMVGQMRHHAKDGRVAISLRHASAAADAAPEVLLAQLSRDLGLQAEAKAAGMAA, encoded by the coding sequence ATGCTGCAATTACATCGCCTTACCCTGATCGTCTCCGGCCTTGCGCTACTCGGCTGCCTGTTCCTGTATGCGACGCTGGGCACGCCGAAGCCATTCCCCATGTGGAAGTGGACCGACATCATCAGCGAAGGCGGCACCGCCGTGATGGCGGGCAGCTGGGTGCTGTTTACCCTGAGCAGCCGGCCGGGCGGCCTGGTCACGCGGCTGCTGGCCGGTGGCATCGCCATGATCATGATCGGCTCGTTCGCCGATTGCCTCGACGAGTTCTTCGTCATCGGCAAGGCCGCGCGCTGGGGCCATTGGCTGGAGGCGCTGGTGCCGCTCGGTATGTTGTGCCTGACGTGCGGCATGTACTACTGGCGTCATGAACAGTTCCGCCTGAACGAACATTTGCAAAAACGCGAGCGGCTGTTCCGCGACCACCGCGCCTTCGACCGCATCACGCAGCTGGCCAACGCCGATTATCTGCGCCGCCAGATCCGCCACGAGCAGTCGCATCGGCCGGGGCAGCCTTGCGCGCTGGTGTTGCTGGATATCGACGGCTTCCACGCGATCAATCGCCAGTTCGGCCAGCGCGAGGGGGATCGCGTGTTGCAGGCGGTCGGCCACATGCTGCTGCTCAACCTGCGCAACGACGATCTGTTGTGCCGCTACGCCGGCGACCGCTTTGCGCTGCTGCTGCCGGGCGCCAGCGCAGCCGAGGCCGAGGCGATGGCGCGGCATCTGTCCTCGATGGTCGGGCAGATGCGGCACCACGCCAAGGATGGCCGCGTCGCCATCAGCCTGCGCCACGCCAGCGCCGCCGCCGATGCCGCGCCCGAGGTACTGTTGGCGCAGCTGAGCCGGGACTTGGGACTGCAAGCCGAGGCCAAGGCGGCCGGGATGGCGGCGTGA